In the genome of Salinirussus salinus, one region contains:
- a CDS encoding DMT family transporter produces the protein MAVFGLEPWMLALLAAGGFACYTVTVEYGMAWTEGEASPVLGAVFVSTVVVTVAFWAFAAARGLPDALTDPARVWPFVVAGVAYPAVFRFLYYEGIDRVGSSVTAAVLGAYPAVSVLLAVALLDEVLGLFAAAGVALIVGGVVLLQVTQESADSTDVEDVVTGKLAAADTRDLLYPAAATLLTGGAFVLIDFGLSGFPDPVAATAVTQTPALVLFTGWALIAGIGSGRLRLRRSVLGAFALAGAFNFVGWLTNFFALQSGSVVTVVPLLNTTPLLVMVITYSAEREVPRSTRLVGAVAAIVVGVTLVQVGT, from the coding sequence ATGGCCGTCTTCGGACTCGAGCCGTGGATGCTCGCGCTGCTGGCAGCCGGCGGGTTCGCCTGCTACACCGTCACCGTCGAGTACGGGATGGCCTGGACCGAGGGGGAGGCGTCGCCGGTGCTGGGCGCGGTCTTCGTCAGCACGGTGGTCGTCACCGTCGCCTTCTGGGCCTTCGCGGCCGCCCGCGGGCTCCCCGACGCGCTGACCGACCCCGCGCGGGTCTGGCCCTTCGTCGTCGCCGGCGTGGCCTACCCCGCGGTCTTCCGGTTTCTCTACTACGAGGGGATCGACCGGGTGGGCTCCAGCGTCACCGCCGCCGTACTCGGTGCCTATCCCGCGGTGTCGGTCCTGCTGGCCGTTGCCCTCCTGGACGAGGTACTCGGGCTGTTTGCCGCCGCCGGGGTCGCGCTCATCGTCGGCGGGGTGGTTCTCCTGCAGGTTACCCAGGAGAGCGCCGACTCGACGGACGTCGAGGACGTCGTCACCGGGAAGCTGGCCGCAGCGGACACCCGCGACCTGCTGTACCCCGCCGCCGCGACGCTGCTGACTGGCGGTGCCTTCGTCCTCATCGACTTCGGGCTGTCGGGCTTTCCGGACCCCGTCGCCGCCACTGCGGTCACCCAGACGCCCGCGCTCGTGCTCTTCACCGGGTGGGCGCTGATTGCCGGTATCGGGAGCGGCCGCCTTCGCCTTCGCCGGTCCGTACTCGGTGCGTTCGCGCTCGCGGGCGCGTTCAACTTCGTCGGCTGGCTCACCAACTTCTTCGCGCTCCAGTCCGGGAGCGTGGTCACCGTCGTCCCGCTGCTCAACACGACGCCGCTTCTGGTGATGGTCATCACCTACAGCGCCGAGCGGGAGGTCCCCCGGTCGACGCGGCTGGTCGGGGCCGTCGCCGCCATCGTCGTCGGCGTCACGCTGGTGCAGGTCGG